The following nucleotide sequence is from Flavimarina sp. Hel_I_48.
AGAATATTTTTTTGAACGTTTCAATTTAAACAATCAGTATAAAAGTATTTGCTACAGCTGCGGGGATATTTCCACAAGCCAAAATGACGGTTTGTATATCAAGGTTATCGCAGAAGCACTTCGGGATAAGCAGATTCCTAAAGTCAACTTTATCGTACGTACATCACCTGCCGAAGATGGCAGTCGGTTTTCTTCCTTAAAAGCAGAATTTCCATTCATAAAATGGAATTTCCCCCAATGGAAACTTACCCGTGAAAATCATCCTGAACCCTGGTCGCAGCGCGTTCCGTTAGAAGAAGATCTTGTGGATCTGCGTTCGCTTTTAGAGCATTGCGATCTAAATATAAACATGTGCTCAACTATGGGGATGGATTTTATGCTTTTTCAAAAACCGGTGATCAATCCCGTGTTTGGCAATGAAGAAAATGGCCTTTACAACGATCAGAAATATTTACGCTACAGTCATTATGAACGCGTAGTGGCCAGTGGTGCGGTGGCAATTGTAAAAAACGATCAAGAACTCATCAGCGCGATTAATGAAAGTCTCAAAAATCCAAAAGCACGCTTAAAACAGCAAGAGCAATTGCTGGATCTACAAATAGGAAAAACGTTGGAAGGAACAAGCGAACGCATATTAGAAGCACTTTTAAACCTATAATGGCTGAAAGAAGAAAACATATCGCCGTACTTTGCGATTACCGCTTGTTTCCCGAACGGGTAGGGGGGATGGATCATTTTTTCTGGCGCTTTGATGCGGAATGTACAGCAAAGGGAATTGAAGTGGATTGGTTTTTTCCAAACGCCGCCACCCATGGAGCGTATGATACATTAAATATATACCCTGCGGAGAAAAGTACCATTGAGAAGACTTTTTTAGGCCATTTTAAACATAAAAAACCTAACTATTCCCATATAATCACCCATTTTTTAGAAATATGTACGGGGTTCTTTAAAAAAGCAAAACAGCTTACAAAAGCACAGATAATTTCCATAGACCATAATCCACGGCCATTAAAGGGTCATTCCTTTAAAAAACGGATTAAAAAACGGCTAAAAGGAGCTATTTATTCGCGATATATTGATGTTTTTGTAGGAGTTTCAAAATATACGGTTCAGGAATTAAAAAAAGATTTTGGAAATCATATTGAGTCAAAATGTACCGTAATTTATAACGGTGTCGTGATTGAGGATATTAAAGAAAGAGAACAGTCTAATCAACCGCCCCGTTTTGTCGTGGTTTCCCATTTACGGAAATCTAAAGGGATTCAGGATCTAATTAAAGCGGTAACCTTGCTGCCTGATTCCATTAGAAAAATTCTTAAAATTGACTTATATGGTGAAGGTTCGTACAGGAAAGAATTAGAACAGCGCGCCGAAAAGGAAGACGTGTCCATAAACTTTAATTTCAAAGGCAGTTCTTCCCGTATCTCAAGTGTTTTTTACAATTATGATTATTTACTGCACCCCACTCATATGGAATGTTTTAGTCTTACGCTTTTAGAAAGTTTGGCGGCGAATGTTCCCGTAATTACAACACCGGTAGGGGGTAATTTAGAAATTGTTGAAGACAAAATCAATGGATTTATTGTCCCTGTAGAGAACCCGGAGTTGCTTGCTGACATGCTTGTAAAAGTCTATACTGGCGAGTTAATAATAGAACACAATACACGGTCTAAAATCGCAGCCGAATTTAGGATCAATACCATGGTCAATGCGCATTTAAAATTAATTTCCTGATGCACATCGCCTTTCTCACGCCAGAATATCCCCACGAAAGAACCGGTCGCTATGGCGGGATAGGAACGAGTATAAAAAATGCTGCCGAAGGCCTCGTTGTTTTAGGTGAAAA
It contains:
- a CDS encoding glycosyltransferase family 4 protein; the encoded protein is MAERRKHIAVLCDYRLFPERVGGMDHFFWRFDAECTAKGIEVDWFFPNAATHGAYDTLNIYPAEKSTIEKTFLGHFKHKKPNYSHIITHFLEICTGFFKKAKQLTKAQIISIDHNPRPLKGHSFKKRIKKRLKGAIYSRYIDVFVGVSKYTVQELKKDFGNHIESKCTVIYNGVVIEDIKEREQSNQPPRFVVVSHLRKSKGIQDLIKAVTLLPDSIRKILKIDLYGEGSYRKELEQRAEKEDVSINFNFKGSSSRISSVFYNYDYLLHPTHMECFSLTLLESLAANVPVITTPVGGNLEIVEDKINGFIVPVENPELLADMLVKVYTGELIIEHNTRSKIAAEFRINTMVNAHLKLIS